The genomic window TTTCTTCTCGCGGCATGCGCGTCCGCCGCTTCGGCGGACACTCCCCGAGTGGTTCACGCCCTCCCGGCTCCAGCGGTCGCCGGCGCGAAGGTCGAGCTCGTCTTCACCGTGCTCGGCGACGAACGACCTGCTGCGGCCGATGCGCTCGTTCGCGCGGTCGGCGACACCGCCTTCACGCGTGTCGCGGCGGAAGAACGGAGAGGCGTCTATCGCGCCGCGGTGCCGGAACGCTTGGTCGCGCCTCCCGGGTTCGAGTACTTCCTGCTCGTGAGGACGCTGAGCGGCGAAGAGATCACGAGCCCGGCTCGGAACCCGACGGAGAGCCCTCACCGAGTCCCGGTTCTCTCGGCGGGGGCGACCGCGCGCATCGTGATCCTCTCTCCGGAGAAGGGCGAGATCGTGCCGGACTCCTCCCTCTTCTCAATCTCCGTCCTCTTCGACCCCCCGCTCGCCCCCGGGGACAGCGCGTTTCTCTATCTCGATGGAACGCTCATCACCGAGGGAGTCGAGCGAACGGAGGACTATCTCTACTTCCGGCCGGAGCGCGCCCCCGCGCGCGGGGCTCACGAGGCGAGGGCGGCCGTCCGGACCGCGTCCGGCGAGCGCGGGGAGCGTTCATGGACGTTCTTCTTCGAGGAAGGTCCGAGAGGAGCAAGGCTCCTCGCTTTTTCCGGAAGAGTCGAGGCGGGATGGGCGTCCGTCTCGAACGCGGGGATCGAAGGGGATCCGTATCTCCTCTTCGAGAAGACCTCCTCCCTCGCCTACGACGGCTACGCGTCGGGAAGCTGGGGGGAGCACGCGTTCTTCCTCTCGAGCTCGCGGGAGCCGATCTACGACGACGAGATCCGCGCCGCAGGACGCTTAACCTCCGAATCATTTGTTCTTGAAGTAGGGGACGTGTATCCTTCCTTTTCGGAGATGACCGTTTCCTGGCTGTCGGGAAAGGGCGCTCTCGCGACCGTGCGCCGGGGAGCAATCGAGAACTCCTGCTTCTTTCTCCGCTCCCTCCCCTCCGACACGGCGGACGGGCTCGGTGTCTACTCGCAGTTCCTCGCGGGAGAGAAGCTCTCCGTCGCCGGCGAGCGTTGGGATGCGGCCTTCCAAGCGGCATACGGTTGGGAGCGCGAGTCCTCCGTCCCCGAGACTCTTCGCGTTCTTTCGCCCTTGAAGAATCTCGTCCTGTCGGGGAGCGCCTCCCTCCGCGCGGGCAAGGAGCGAAGGCTCGACGCGGAGATCGGATGGAGCGACACGGAGGAGGACGAGCGCGCGTCCGGCGGCGGCTGGCGCATCCTCGCGACGATACTCGACTCGCCCCGCCGCGCTCTCTCCCTCGAGGCCCACGACTATCGCTCCGATTTCGCTTCGCTCGCGAGCCCGACCGTGGACGGCGGGGAGTACGGCGCGGTTCTCAGCGCTTCGGCGCGCGCGTGGACTCGCTTTCGCCAATCGTTCCGCGCGGAGGTGCTCCGGGACCGGAATTCCGCGCAGGAGCACGACCCAAGCGCCCGCATCGTCCTGATCTACGGGCGAACCGACTACGACCGGAAGGCGCGCGGGATCGACTGGAACCACTATCTCATCCTCCGCTCGCACGAGATCCCCTACGCCGACCGGCCTTACAAGAACGCGTACGGAACGCTCGGCTTCTCCGCCCGCGGCAAAACGCAGACCATCTCGATCAGCGGGACGAGATCCGAGACCCGCTCTTCCTCCCGCACGCGGTCGTGGAGCGCCGGCGCGTACTGGAGCGGCGAAGCGGCGGACGGCCGGTTCTCCTGGAAGCTCGCCGAGAGATACAGCCATTCGGAAACAAGAGAGGACACGACGGGAGCGGGCATCGAGACGACGACCGCGAAGCCGGAGCGATGGTCGTTCACGGCCGAGTGCGGAGTCCGTCTCGCGGGGTTCGAGTGGCGCGCCGAATACGAGCGGATCGATGAGAACGATCCGCCGGAGGAAGAGCGCTTCACGCAGCACCTCCTCCTCCTCGTCGCCGGACGAAGGTTCTAGCCTAGCGAACCGAGCGCAGGATCTCCACGAACGGTCCCGGCTCCATGAAGCCGGTCACCGTGAGGTTCTCGTCGCGGCGTCCCGACGAATCGATGAAGACGATCGTCGGAAGGCCGCGAACCCCGTACTCGGCGAGGAGCGCGCGGATCTTCTCCGTCGAGCGGGTGCAATCGACGAGGATCATCGTGAAGCGGCGGCTCTCGCGAATCACCGCGGGGTCGGTGTAGGTCTTGTGCTCCAGCTCGCGGCAGGCGGCGCACCAGTCCGCCGTGAAGTCGATCACCGCCGGATTCCCTTCGCGCGCGGCCTCCGCAATCCCGAGATCGTGGTCCGGGATCCACGCGATCTCTTCCGCCTGCGGGGCGATTCCGGTCGCCCCCGGGAGCGGGAGGAACGGCAGGAGGAGGGTCGCCACGAGCAGCACGACGCCGAAAGCGCCGAGGACGAGGACGAACGTCCTCGCGATCCTCCGCGCCGCGGGCGCGCCGGGGGGCATCGCTTCCAAGAGGCCGAAGAAGACCGCCGCGACCGTGAGAAGCGCGCCGGCGAGGGAGAGCACGAGCCGTTTCGGTAGAAGCGGCGCCGCAAAGTAGATCGCCACGCCGAGAAGGAGAAAGCCGAAGACGCGCTTCACACTGTCCATCCAGTCGCCTGCGCCGGGAAGCGTTCCGATCAACCCGGAGAACGTTCCGATCGCGAGAAAGAGAACGCCGATCCCCATCGCAAGAGTGAAGAGAAGCGTGAACCCGAGAAGCGCGCTTCCGGTTTGCGCAATGTACACGAGAAGGCCGACGAGAACCGGACCGACGCAGGGGGAGGCCACGAGCCCCGCGACGATCCCCATGAGGAAGATCCCGATCCATCCCCCTCCCCCGCCGACCCTCTGGAGACGCACCGCGACCGACGAGGGAACCTGAAGCTCGAAAACGCCGAACATGCTGAGCGCGAGAAGAACGAAGAGGAGCACGATGCCGCCGACGAACCAAGGATTCTGGAGGATCGATCCGAACATCGCGCCGGTGGTCGCCGCGACGAGGCCGAGAGTCGCGTAGGTGAGCGCCATCCCGAGAACATAGATGAGGGAGAGAAGGAAGTTCCGGAGCGCCCCCTTTTCTCCTCGCGCCCCGATAATGGAAAGCGTGATCGGGATCATCGGAAAGACGCAGGGCGTGAAGGAGAGGAGAATCCCCGCGAAGAAGACGGCCACATAAGTGAAGAAGAGGCCGCGCGAGGCGATCCTCTCGCCCACATCGAACGAGCCGGGGGCCGCCGCAGGTCCCTTCTCGGCTCGCGTTTCCTCTTCTTTCGCTCCCTCCTCTCCCCAGCTCCAGGCGAGGTCGTAGGCCCGCTCCTCGGGAAAGTAGCAGAACTCGCTCGTACACCCTTGAAAGGCAAACTGAATGCGGATGCGCTCCGGGAACTCGGAGCCGCTCCTTGCGGCGAGGAGCGCCCGCACCATGAGATCGCGGTCGTAGATCTCCGTCTCTTCCTCGAGGAAGGGATCGAACTTGATCGTTCCGGAAGGGAACTCCGCGGCTTCGAGGCGGAGGGCGGTCGTGTCGAGAAGATCGACCGACATCATGTGGCGGTAGAGATAGTGGTCCGGAGGAACCTCAAGATGGAAGCGGATCTCGGCCCGATCGGGCTCCGCGCGGAGACGGACCGCCTCCCCCTCGACGATGAAGGGGCTCTCCTGGGCGAAGAGGCCGCCCGCCGCGAGAAGAAGGGCGGAGAGGGCGAGCCCCCACGCGGCCCGAACGCGCGCGCAGCTTCGAAACGAGGAATCTCGAACGGCTCGTTCTCGATGTTCAGACGTCAAACGATTCTCCTCACGATCCGCTCCGGGCGCGGATCCTCTCTTGGACGCGTCGGAAGCGCTCCGAGTCGCGGGTCGGCGAGGCGAGCGCCGGGAGGGACGCGATGTAGGAACGCGTATCGGAGATCCTCTCCGCGGTGGGCGGGTGCGTCGAGAAGAACTTCTCGATCGAGGAGGGCTTTCTCTCGTGCATCGTCTGGAGCTTCTCGAAGAACGTCGCCATGCCGTTCGGATCGATCCCCGATCGGTGCGCCTCGTCCACGCCGAAGCGATCCGCCTCGCGTTCCGCGTCGCGGGAGTACTTCATCAAGGCTCCGGTCGCGGCGATGTTCGCGACGAGGCTTTTCACGAGCCCTGGATCCTCGCCGAGCGCGATCTGGGCGATCATCGCGATCCCGTACTGCCGCGTGAGCATCTTCGCGCTGTGCCTCCCGACGACGTGACCGACCTCGTGGGCGATCACTCCGGCGAGCTCCGACTCGTTCTCCGCCGTCGTGATGAGCCCTCGGTTCACGTAGAGGAACCCTCCGGGGAGCGCGAACGCGTTCACCTCGTCCGTGTCGACCACGCGGAAGCGATACGCGATGTCGGTCCGGTCCGAGTTCCTCGCGAGAATCTGTCCGAGACTGTCGATGTACGCCTCCACGACCGGATCGTCGAGCATCTTCATCTCCCGCTCGACCTCGGCCGAGAACTCGGCCCCCATCGCCACTTCTTGCTCGGTGGAGACGAGATTGAGCTCGGAGACCGCCGCGCATCCGGCGAGGAGCGCCGCGAAGAGGAGCATCGGGGAGCATCGCGCAAGGGAGCCGGTCATGGCCGCATCTCCTCTCCGGCCGACACGGGCCTGAGTCTCGCGGTGAAGTGGCGAAGCACAGGCGCCTCGTGTACGAGATCGAGCCCGCGGATCATGTCGCGTCTCCGGAAAACGGAGCAGATCGTCTCGCCTGTGTATT from Candidatus Eisenbacteria bacterium includes these protein-coding regions:
- the dsbD gene encoding protein-disulfide reductase DsbD — protein: MTSEHRERAVRDSSFRSCARVRAAWGLALSALLLAAGGLFAQESPFIVEGEAVRLRAEPDRAEIRFHLEVPPDHYLYRHMMSVDLLDTTALRLEAAEFPSGTIKFDPFLEEETEIYDRDLMVRALLAARSGSEFPERIRIQFAFQGCTSEFCYFPEERAYDLAWSWGEEGAKEEETRAEKGPAAAPGSFDVGERIASRGLFFTYVAVFFAGILLSFTPCVFPMIPITLSIIGARGEKGALRNFLLSLIYVLGMALTYATLGLVAATTGAMFGSILQNPWFVGGIVLLFVLLALSMFGVFELQVPSSVAVRLQRVGGGGGWIGIFLMGIVAGLVASPCVGPVLVGLLVYIAQTGSALLGFTLLFTLAMGIGVLFLAIGTFSGLIGTLPGAGDWMDSVKRVFGFLLLGVAIYFAAPLLPKRLVLSLAGALLTVAAVFFGLLEAMPPGAPAARRIARTFVLVLGAFGVVLLVATLLLPFLPLPGATGIAPQAEEIAWIPDHDLGIAEAAREGNPAVIDFTADWCAACRELEHKTYTDPAVIRESRRFTMILVDCTRSTEKIRALLAEYGVRGLPTIVFIDSSGRRDENLTVTGFMEPGPFVEILRSVR
- a CDS encoding M48 family metalloprotease; translation: MTGSLARCSPMLLFAALLAGCAAVSELNLVSTEQEVAMGAEFSAEVEREMKMLDDPVVEAYIDSLGQILARNSDRTDIAYRFRVVDTDEVNAFALPGGFLYVNRGLITTAENESELAGVIAHEVGHVVGRHSAKMLTRQYGIAMIAQIALGEDPGLVKSLVANIAATGALMKYSRDAEREADRFGVDEAHRSGIDPNGMATFFEKLQTMHERKPSSIEKFFSTHPPTAERISDTRSYIASLPALASPTRDSERFRRVQERIRARSGS